A single window of Eucalyptus grandis isolate ANBG69807.140 chromosome 1, ASM1654582v1, whole genome shotgun sequence DNA harbors:
- the LOC104453604 gene encoding methylenetetrahydrofolate reductase 2, with product MKAIEKIREALDGRGDDGEPVFSFEFFTPRKKADVNALLDLIGRLVVHGPAFCDLTWRTGSLATDDVTLDMVGKMQNAVGVETMMHLTCTNMPVQRIDRALDRIKSDGIRNVLALRGDPPTGQLKFVPVPDGYGSGLDLVKHIKDKYGDYFGITVAGYPEGHPDVIGSNGVASDEDYQNELAYLKRKVDAGADLIITQLFFDTDIFLKFVNDCRQVGITCPIVPGIMPIGTYKGFARMTSICRTKIPAEVSAALEPIKDNDEAVRNYGIHLGTEMCKKILASGIKTLHIYTFNKEASAVAVLMNLGLIGEAKVSRSLPRRHPAKVLPVEEDQHPNSNTTEAKKKF from the exons ATGAAGGCGATAGAGAAGATCAGAGAGGCTCTCGACGGCCGCGGGGACGATGGGGAGCCCGTGTTCTCGTTCGAGTTCTTCACGCCGAGGAAGAAGGCCGACGTCAACGCCCTGCTGGACCTCATAGGCCGCCTGGTGGTCCACGGGCCGGCGTTCTGCGACCTCACGTGGCGGACCGGCAGCTTGGCCACCGACGACGTCACCCTGGACATGGTGGGAAAGATGCAGAACGCGGTCGGCGTGGAGACCATGATGCACCTCACCTGCACCAACATGCCCGTCCAGAGGATCGACCGCGCGCTCGACAGGATCAAGTCCGACGGCATCCGGAACGTGCTCGCGCTCCGCGGCGACCCGCCGACCGGCCAGCTCAAGTTCGTCCCGGTCCCCGACGGCTACGGCAGCGGCCTTGACTTG GTGAAACACATCAAAGACAAATATGGGGATTACTTTGGCATTACTGTTGCTGGCTACCCAG AGGGCCATCCTGATGTCATAGGAAGCAATGGCGTGGCCTCGGATGAGGATTACCAGAATGAGCTCGCCTACTTGAAGCGAAAG GTGGATGCTGGAGCGGACCTCATTATTACTCAACTGTTTTTTGACACAGATATTTTCCTCAAGTTTGTGAACGACTGTCGCCAAGTCGGAATAACTTGTCCCATTGTTCCTGGCATCATGCCGATCGGCACCTATAAAGGCTTTGCGCGCATGACTAGTATATGCAGAACAAAG ATACCGGCTGAAGTTTCCGCTGCTCTGGAACCAATAAAGGATAATGACGAAGCTGTTAGGAACTATGGAATTCACCTTGGAACAGAAATGTGCAAGAAAATTTTGGCTAGTGGAATCAAGACTCTTCACATTTATACCTTCAACAAGGAAGCCTCGGCCGTGGCAGTACTAATG AATCTTGGCTTGATTGGAGAAGCCAAAGTTTCAAGGTCTCTTCCCCGGAGACATCCTGCGAAAGTCCTTCCTGTTGAGGAAGATCAACACCCGAATTCAAATACTACGGAGGCCAAAAAGAAGTTTTAG